The following are encoded together in the Coffea arabica cultivar ET-39 chromosome 1c, Coffea Arabica ET-39 HiFi, whole genome shotgun sequence genome:
- the LOC113723825 gene encoding rhodanese-like/PpiC domain-containing protein 12, chloroplastic isoform X2, which produces MLRASSSLLPPVSSAPSLLTLIPSLNFSSSPLSEPFFTSSPVKFSLLHHQTMLSKKALLGTPDLPRRFYSSSFKGIPPMAGIHQFCPRGLTGEDISDLAVEYSICPSKEEGGMLGWVRKGQMVPEFEEAAFSASLNNVVKCKTKFGWHLLQVLSEREESILEEIAPAELHEKMQDPSFLDEAQLIDVREPEEVAKASLPSFQVLPLRQFGNWGPEIATRFDPQKDTYVMCHHGVRSLQVAMWLQTQGFRRVFNVSGGIHQYALKADQSVPTY; this is translated from the exons ATGTTAAGAGCATCTTCTTCGCTACTACCACCAGTTTCCTCTGCTCCATCTCTCTTAACCCTCATCCCTTCTCTCAACTTCTCATCATCACCATTATCGGAACCATTTTTTACTTCTTCCCCTGTTAAATTTTCTCTGCTGCATCATCAGACAATGCTCTCCAAGAAAGCCCTTTTAGGTACACCCGATTTGCCTCGTCGTTTTTACTCTTCCAGTTTCAAAGGGATACCTCCTATGGCGGGCATTCATCAGTTTTGTCCCAGAGGCCTCACAG GAGAGGATATAAGCGACTTGGCTGTCGAATATTCAATTTGTCCATCAAAAGAGGAAGGGGGAATGCTTGGTTGGGTGAGGAAGGGACAAATG GTGCCAGAATTTGAGGAGGCTGCATTTTCTGCTTCATTGAACAACGTTGTAAAGTGTAAAACTAAATTCGGTTGGCATCTATTGCAAGTTCTTTCTGAAAG GGAAGAATCAATACTTGAAGAAATTGCACCTGCAGAGCTTCATGAAAAGATGCAAGATCCCTCTTTCTTAGATGAGGCTCAACTGATTGATGTTCGAGAACCAGAAGAAGT GGCCAAAGCTTCTTTACCCAGTTTTCAGGTTCTTCCACTTCGCCAGTTTGGAAACTGGGGTCCTGAAATTGCAACGAGATTTGATCCTCAAAAAGACACATATGTCATG TGTCACCATGGCGTGAGGTCTTTACAAGTTGCCATGTGGTTGCAAACACAG GGGTTTAGGAGAGTTTTCAACGTGTCTGGAGGAATTCATCAATATGCACTGAAGGCTGATCAGTCAGTCCCTACCTATTGA
- the LOC113723825 gene encoding rhodanese-like/PpiC domain-containing protein 12, chloroplastic isoform X1 — protein MLRASSSLLPPVSSAPSLLTLIPSLNFSSSPLSEPFFTSSPVKFSLLHHQTMLSKKALLGTPDLPRRFYSSSFKGIPPMAGIHQFCPRGLTASFSAGSGGSESLSGSTAGREILVQHLLVREDDLKLLLELQKRITQGEDISDLAVEYSICPSKEEGGMLGWVRKGQMVPEFEEAAFSASLNNVVKCKTKFGWHLLQVLSEREESILEEIAPAELHEKMQDPSFLDEAQLIDVREPEEVAKASLPSFQVLPLRQFGNWGPEIATRFDPQKDTYVMCHHGVRSLQVAMWLQTQGFRRVFNVSGGIHQYALKADQSVPTY, from the exons ATGTTAAGAGCATCTTCTTCGCTACTACCACCAGTTTCCTCTGCTCCATCTCTCTTAACCCTCATCCCTTCTCTCAACTTCTCATCATCACCATTATCGGAACCATTTTTTACTTCTTCCCCTGTTAAATTTTCTCTGCTGCATCATCAGACAATGCTCTCCAAGAAAGCCCTTTTAGGTACACCCGATTTGCCTCGTCGTTTTTACTCTTCCAGTTTCAAAGGGATACCTCCTATGGCGGGCATTCATCAGTTTTGTCCCAGAGGCCTCACAG CCTCGTTTAGTGCTGGGAGTGGTGGCTCTGAGAGCTTGAGTGGTTCCACTGCTGGCAGGGAAATATTAGTTCAGCATCTGCTTGTGAGAGAAGATGATCTTAAGCTTCTGCTGGAGCTACAGAAAAGAATCACGCAAG GAGAGGATATAAGCGACTTGGCTGTCGAATATTCAATTTGTCCATCAAAAGAGGAAGGGGGAATGCTTGGTTGGGTGAGGAAGGGACAAATG GTGCCAGAATTTGAGGAGGCTGCATTTTCTGCTTCATTGAACAACGTTGTAAAGTGTAAAACTAAATTCGGTTGGCATCTATTGCAAGTTCTTTCTGAAAG GGAAGAATCAATACTTGAAGAAATTGCACCTGCAGAGCTTCATGAAAAGATGCAAGATCCCTCTTTCTTAGATGAGGCTCAACTGATTGATGTTCGAGAACCAGAAGAAGT GGCCAAAGCTTCTTTACCCAGTTTTCAGGTTCTTCCACTTCGCCAGTTTGGAAACTGGGGTCCTGAAATTGCAACGAGATTTGATCCTCAAAAAGACACATATGTCATG TGTCACCATGGCGTGAGGTCTTTACAAGTTGCCATGTGGTTGCAAACACAG GGGTTTAGGAGAGTTTTCAACGTGTCTGGAGGAATTCATCAATATGCACTGAAGGCTGATCAGTCAGTCCCTACCTATTGA
- the LOC140005323 gene encoding uncharacterized protein, with amino-acid sequence MLVANILIKLKKEDILIKLKKEEIKLVAVILWNLWNNHNGAVSDGSCKDPLSLVSFLLCFLNQFQEAIRNSMTTKHTSTSPQSIFSQWKIPPTGYVKANFDATVLASGDISSIGVVIRDAKGNFMVGLAKQILGLFDPKVIESYAAKTAIKLLLDLHLHMIILEGDCQKVVKMIQSTDTDASPCGMLVDDILIDTQNFATWETSWVPRKLNNVAHCFAKYGCCISDDFIWRDFPPDFIATALAADIISN; translated from the coding sequence ATGCTGGTTGCAAATATCCTTATAAAGTTGAAGAAGGAAGATATCCTTATAAAgttgaagaaagaagaaataaaattaGTTGCTGTTATACTTTGGAATTTATGGAATAATCACAATGGGGCTGTTTCTGATGGATCTTGCAAGGACCCACTCAGTTTGGTATCCTTCTTGTTATGTTTCCTGAATCAATTTCAGGAGGCAATTAGGAATTCAATGACTACTAAGCATACATCTACAAGTCCACAATCTattttctcccaatggaaaATACCGCCCACGGGTTATGTTAAAGCTAACTTTGACGCGACTGTCCTTGCTAGTGGTGACATATCAAGTATTGGAGTTGTTATTAGAGATGCAAAGGGTAATTTCATGGTAGGATTAGCAAAACaaattttaggactttttgatCCAAAGGTTATTGAATCTTATGCTGCAAAGACTGCGATCAAATTGTTGTTGGACCTTCATTTGCACATGATTATTCTTGAAGGTGATTGTCAGAAAGTTGTTAAAATGATTCAAAGTACGGACACGGATGCATCACCTTGTGGAATGCTTGTAGATGATATTCTCATAGATACACAAAACTTTGCAACTTGGGAAACATCATGGGTGCCTAGAAAGTTGAACAATGTTGCACATTGTTTTGCTAAATATGGTTGTTGTATTTCTGATGATTTTATATGGAGGGACTTCCCTCCAGATTTTATTGCTACCGCACTTGCCGCAGACATTATctcaaattaa